From Enhydrobacter sp., the proteins below share one genomic window:
- a CDS encoding thioredoxin family protein, with product MPDSLLPRDGLVAVVKHECPTCVLVEPVMQSLDRAGGLTVVTQDDPAFPQGVRQVVDDQALERSFHLNVDSVPTLIRFQEGREVGRAVGWHRDDWIRLAGKAAAGDGLPDWQPGCGSRTVEPGVHEALVARYGDPGLRSRTIAVGEWDDPIEACFERGWSDGLPVVPPTDERILRMLGGTSRKPDEVIGLIPPNLAPCTVEKVAINAVMAGCKPEYMPVVLGVLEAALDPLFVLHGLLCTTHFSGPLVIINGPIARQIGMNSGVNALGQGNRANATIGRALQLIVRNVGGGLPGAIDRATLGNPGKYTFCFAEDESDPAWETLAERRGVARGRNAVTLFHGEGVHGFIDQKSRTPEELTRSLAMGLFGVGHPKLCNAGDAVLVLTPEHHKIFKDAGWNRRRIEDELFQALKRPARDLVQGAQGVGEGLPAKLADATVDKFARDGLLIVRAGGPAGLFSAIIGGWPGMSVRAECQAVTREIKP from the coding sequence ATGCCCGATTCCCTTCTTCCCCGCGACGGCCTGGTCGCCGTCGTCAAGCACGAGTGCCCGACCTGCGTGCTGGTCGAGCCCGTGATGCAGAGCCTCGACCGCGCCGGCGGGCTCACCGTCGTGACGCAGGACGACCCGGCCTTTCCGCAGGGCGTGCGTCAGGTCGTCGATGACCAGGCGCTCGAGCGCTCGTTCCACCTCAATGTCGATTCGGTGCCGACCCTCATCCGCTTCCAGGAGGGCCGCGAGGTCGGTCGCGCCGTCGGCTGGCATCGCGACGACTGGATCAGGCTCGCCGGCAAGGCCGCCGCAGGCGACGGCCTGCCGGACTGGCAGCCGGGCTGCGGCTCGCGCACCGTCGAGCCCGGCGTGCATGAGGCGCTGGTGGCGCGCTACGGCGATCCCGGCCTCAGGTCGCGCACCATTGCGGTCGGCGAATGGGACGATCCGATCGAGGCCTGCTTCGAGCGCGGCTGGAGCGACGGCCTGCCGGTCGTGCCGCCGACCGACGAGCGCATCCTGCGCATGCTCGGCGGCACCTCGCGCAAGCCCGACGAGGTGATCGGCCTCATTCCTCCCAACCTCGCACCCTGCACCGTCGAGAAAGTGGCGATCAACGCCGTCATGGCGGGCTGCAAGCCGGAATACATGCCGGTCGTGCTGGGCGTGCTCGAGGCCGCCCTCGATCCGCTGTTCGTGCTGCACGGCCTGCTTTGCACCACGCACTTTTCCGGCCCGCTGGTCATCATCAACGGCCCGATCGCGCGCCAGATCGGCATGAACTCGGGCGTCAATGCGCTCGGCCAGGGCAACCGCGCCAACGCCACCATCGGCCGCGCCCTGCAGCTGATCGTGCGCAATGTCGGCGGCGGCCTGCCCGGCGCCATCGACCGCGCCACCTTGGGCAATCCGGGCAAGTACACCTTCTGTTTCGCCGAGGACGAGAGCGATCCCGCGTGGGAGACGCTCGCCGAGCGCCGCGGCGTCGCCCGCGGCAGGAACGCCGTGACCCTGTTCCACGGCGAGGGCGTGCATGGTTTCATCGACCAGAAGTCGCGCACGCCCGAGGAGCTGACGCGTTCGCTTGCCATGGGCCTGTTCGGCGTCGGCCATCCCAAGCTCTGCAATGCCGGCGATGCGGTGCTGGTGCTGACGCCGGAGCACCACAAGATCTTCAAGGACGCGGGCTGGAACCGCCGCCGCATCGAGGACGAACTCTTCCAGGCGCTGAAGCGGCCGGCTCGCGACCTGGTGCAGGGCGCGCAGGGCGTCGGCGAGGGCCTGCCGGCCAAGCTGGCCGACGCCACCGTCGACAAGTTCGCCCGCGACGGACTTCTCATTGTTCGCGCCGGCGGCCCGGCCGGGCTATTCTCCGCCATCATCGGCGGCTGGCCCGGCATGTCCGTCCGTGCCGAGTGCCAAGCCGTAACGAGGGAGATCAAGCCATGA
- a CDS encoding alpha/beta fold hydrolase translates to MRTSEGVFECGDVALLRGGTLKAARIVYKTYGTLAPARDNVVVYPTSYSAHHTDIEWLVDVRHCLDPSRHFIVIPNMFTNGLSTSPSNYGAAEFPQVTTYDNVMAQRRLMAEVFGVDRVRMVYGWSMGAQQAYHWAALFGEAVERIVVNCGSARTAPHNFVFLEGVRTAVGNARTPEDGLRAMGRIYAGWALSQTFYRREMWRELGFASLEDFLARSWEANFLRRDARDLMAQLWTWQHADISANDLYRGDLQMALAGIKAKVLLMPSATDLYFQTDDNRAELPHLRHGRLAEIPSVWGHRAGNPRDNPEDQAFIDRQVEALLNT, encoded by the coding sequence ATGAGAACCTCGGAGGGCGTCTTCGAGTGCGGCGACGTCGCGCTGCTGCGCGGCGGCACGCTGAAGGCGGCGCGCATCGTCTACAAGACCTACGGCACGCTCGCGCCGGCGCGCGACAACGTCGTCGTCTATCCGACCTCCTATTCGGCGCATCACACCGACATCGAATGGCTGGTCGACGTGCGCCACTGTCTCGACCCCAGTCGCCACTTCATCGTCATCCCCAACATGTTCACCAACGGGCTCAGCACCTCGCCGTCGAACTACGGCGCGGCCGAGTTCCCGCAGGTCACGACCTACGACAACGTCATGGCGCAGCGGCGCCTGATGGCCGAGGTGTTCGGCGTCGATCGGGTGAGGATGGTCTATGGCTGGTCGATGGGCGCGCAGCAGGCCTATCACTGGGCGGCGCTGTTCGGCGAAGCGGTCGAGCGCATCGTGGTCAATTGCGGCTCGGCCCGCACGGCACCGCACAATTTCGTCTTCCTCGAAGGCGTGCGCACCGCCGTCGGCAACGCGCGCACACCCGAGGACGGCCTGCGTGCCATGGGCCGCATCTATGCCGGCTGGGCGCTCAGCCAGACCTTCTATCGCCGCGAGATGTGGCGCGAGCTGGGCTTCGCCAGCCTCGAGGATTTCCTGGCGCGGTCGTGGGAGGCCAACTTCCTGCGCCGCGATGCGCGCGACCTGATGGCCCAGCTCTGGACCTGGCAGCACGCCGACATCTCGGCCAACGATCTCTACCGCGGCGATCTCCAGATGGCGCTGGCCGGCATCAAGGCGAAGGTGCTGCTGATGCCGTCGGCGACCGACCTCTACTTCCAGACCGACGACAACCGCGCCGAGCTGCCCCATCTTCGGCACGGACGGCTCGCCGAGATACCCAGCGTGTGGGGCCATCGCGCCGGCAATCCGCGCGACAATCCCGAGGATCAGGCGTTCATCGACCGGCAGGTGGAGGCGCTTCTGAACACGTAA
- a CDS encoding fatty acid desaturase, which yields MGADTVAEAFVHTGRRAQQMRVVPAHVLKRLYARSDRAGLVQTAAHLALLVAGGWAVLEARGGWWLVPALLLQGLLINALFGAMHESVHYGSFRTRRLADLLAFLSGAAILNNAAFYRHYHMAHHRYTQDPARDPELITAVVPRTWGQYLFRISAIPFVVLRLRDIFLFPFGHTGNVTYIHPTAWPEVRRWGRWLLALYAALVAGSLALGTDIVLWVWFLPMLCGLPFLRLYLLCEHTLCPHSDDGFANTRTTLSNPLLRFLMWNLPFHAEHHLFPNIAFHHLPEAHLYLRPHLKHVAKGYIQVNRDIVRSFSSLPEKT from the coding sequence ATGGGCGCCGATACAGTAGCCGAGGCGTTCGTCCATACCGGCCGGCGCGCGCAGCAGATGCGCGTCGTGCCGGCGCATGTGCTGAAGCGGCTCTACGCGCGCTCCGACCGCGCCGGGCTGGTGCAGACCGCCGCCCATCTCGCGCTGCTGGTCGCCGGCGGCTGGGCCGTGCTCGAGGCGCGCGGCGGCTGGTGGCTCGTGCCGGCGCTGCTGCTGCAGGGCCTGCTGATCAACGCGCTGTTCGGCGCCATGCACGAGAGCGTGCATTACGGCTCGTTCCGCACGCGCCGGCTGGCCGACCTGCTGGCCTTCCTGTCGGGCGCGGCGATCCTCAACAACGCCGCCTTCTACCGCCACTATCACATGGCCCATCACCGCTACACGCAGGATCCGGCGCGCGATCCCGAGCTGATCACCGCGGTCGTGCCGCGGACCTGGGGCCAGTACCTGTTCCGCATCAGCGCCATCCCCTTCGTCGTGCTGCGCCTGCGCGACATCTTCCTCTTCCCGTTCGGCCATACCGGCAACGTCACCTACATCCATCCCACGGCGTGGCCCGAGGTGCGGCGCTGGGGCCGCTGGCTGCTGGCGCTCTACGCCGCGCTGGTCGCCGGGTCGCTCGCGCTCGGCACCGACATCGTGCTCTGGGTGTGGTTCCTGCCGATGCTCTGCGGCCTGCCGTTCCTGCGGCTCTATCTGCTGTGCGAGCACACGCTCTGCCCGCACTCCGACGACGGCTTCGCCAACACCCGCACCACGCTCAGCAATCCGCTGCTGCGCTTCCTCATGTGGAACCTGCCGTTCCACGCCGAGCATCACCTCTTCCCCAACATCGCCTTCCACCACCTGCCCGAGGCGCATCTCTACCTGCGCCCGCACCTCAAGCACGTCGCCAAGGGCTACATCCAGGTCAACCGCGACATCGTCCGCAGCTTCTCGTCGCTCCCAGAGAAGACATGA
- a CDS encoding pyridoxamine 5'-phosphate oxidase family protein has translation MPDSAANPAAAPAAPAAPDLLDDAGARALVESYAPVGKGAALKDIGRVDRHMARFIALSPLCLVATADRAGRQDVTPRGDPPGSFKVLGERTVAIADRPGNNRLDTLRNLLENPEIALIFLIPGIAETVRLAGTARLSVDAALLESMAVQGKAPKCAIVVEVRQAYLHCAKALLRSRLWEADHRQPRGTFPSISRIVGEQIGLSEADKAAAEARTERAYRDGLWAPIQ, from the coding sequence ATGCCCGATTCCGCCGCCAATCCCGCCGCCGCCCCCGCCGCTCCCGCCGCTCCCGACCTGCTCGACGATGCCGGCGCGCGCGCCCTCGTCGAGTCCTACGCGCCCGTCGGCAAGGGCGCGGCGCTGAAGGACATCGGCCGCGTCGACCGTCACATGGCGCGGTTCATCGCGCTGTCGCCGCTCTGCCTGGTCGCCACCGCCGATCGCGCCGGCCGGCAGGACGTCACGCCGCGCGGCGATCCGCCGGGCAGCTTCAAGGTGCTCGGCGAGAGGACCGTCGCCATCGCCGACCGGCCGGGCAACAACCGGCTCGACACGCTGCGCAATCTTCTCGAGAACCCGGAGATCGCGCTGATCTTCCTCATCCCCGGCATCGCCGAGACGGTGCGGCTCGCCGGCACGGCGCGGCTCTCGGTCGATGCGGCGCTGCTCGAATCGATGGCGGTGCAGGGCAAGGCGCCGAAATGCGCCATCGTCGTCGAGGTGCGCCAGGCCTACCTGCACTGCGCCAAGGCGCTGCTGCGCTCGCGCCTGTGGGAGGCGGATCACCGCCAGCCCCGGGGCACCTTCCCCTCGATCAGCCGCATCGTCGGCGAGCAGATCGGCCTTTCCGAGGCCGACAAGGCGGCGGCCGAGGCGCGCACCGAGCGCGCCTACCGGGACGGGCTATGGGCGCCGATACAGTAG
- a CDS encoding AAA family ATPase produces MDHTHMHRWDRAGLERPRTAPELLARRFEAPVPLLAPLLSTGTLALVHGPRGLGKSFLALHLAWAVAAGESFLGWRAPQPRPVLYVDGEMTDAELQARLRLLPSQPDGLQLLIAHASQYPLGDLAESDGQARLRRTLMLMMEARPALVVLDNLASLTGFSAEHHDRWTRLQHFLLSMRVAGHAVLIVHHSNKRGLQRGTSRREDALDLTLGLRRPADHAPREGLRVEIHFEKARGLFGEAVAPIEARMATDPASGRVGWQWRRAEEGELERAARLLRAGLKPGQMALELGISRSKGYELRARALERGLLEGVP; encoded by the coding sequence ATGGACCATACACACATGCACCGCTGGGACCGCGCCGGCCTCGAGCGGCCGCGGACCGCGCCCGAGCTGCTGGCCCGCCGCTTCGAGGCGCCGGTTCCCCTGCTCGCCCCGCTGCTCTCGACCGGCACGCTGGCTCTCGTCCACGGCCCGCGCGGGCTCGGCAAGAGCTTCCTCGCCCTGCATCTCGCCTGGGCGGTGGCGGCCGGCGAGAGCTTCCTCGGCTGGCGCGCGCCGCAGCCCCGGCCGGTACTCTATGTCGACGGCGAGATGACCGACGCCGAGCTGCAGGCCCGGCTCCGCCTGCTGCCGTCGCAGCCCGACGGGCTGCAGTTGCTGATCGCGCATGCCAGCCAGTACCCGCTCGGCGACCTCGCCGAATCGGACGGCCAGGCGCGGCTGCGCCGCACGCTGATGCTGATGATGGAGGCGCGGCCCGCCCTGGTCGTGCTCGACAATCTCGCCAGCCTCACCGGCTTTTCCGCCGAGCACCACGACCGCTGGACCCGCCTGCAGCATTTCCTGCTGTCGATGAGGGTCGCCGGCCATGCCGTGCTGATCGTCCACCATTCCAACAAGCGCGGCCTGCAGCGCGGCACCTCGCGGCGCGAGGACGCGCTCGACCTGACGCTCGGCCTGCGCCGGCCCGCCGACCACGCGCCGCGCGAGGGCCTGCGCGTGGAGATCCATTTCGAGAAGGCGCGCGGCCTGTTCGGCGAGGCGGTGGCGCCGATCGAGGCGCGCATGGCGACCGACCCGGCGAGCGGCCGGGTCGGCTGGCAATGGCGCCGCGCCGAGGAGGGCGAGCTCGAGCGCGCCGCCCGTCTGCTGCGCGCCGGCCTCAAGCCGGGCCAGATGGCGCTCGAGCTCGGCATCTCGCGCAGCAAGGGCTACGAGCTGCGCGCCCGCGCCCTCGAACGCGGCCTGCTCGAGGGCGTGCCATGA
- a CDS encoding DUF2283 domain-containing protein, whose protein sequence is MKLRYYAETDSLYIELKETPGTEAREVAPGLVVDLDEKGDVVGFDIDGASRRFDLSKLETIALPLQTTKAA, encoded by the coding sequence ATGAAGCTCCGTTATTACGCCGAGACCGATTCGCTCTACATCGAACTCAAGGAGACACCGGGCACCGAAGCGCGCGAAGTGGCGCCCGGCCTGGTGGTCGACCTCGACGAGAAGGGCGACGTCGTCGGCTTCGACATCGATGGGGCTTCGCGCCGCTTCGACCTGTCCAAGCTGGAAACGATCGCACTGCCCCTCCAGACGACCAAGGCAGCATAG
- a CDS encoding DUF2442 domain-containing protein, with protein sequence MPKALTARELDRATARGRELALTEPLAKSVRYERRTGRVIVDLTNGCTFVFPARALQGLAKASDAELAEVEILGTGYGLHWETLDADFTVPGLLMGVFGTRAWMASEMARRAGQTRSPAKSAAARANGRKGGRPRRAS encoded by the coding sequence ATGCCGAAGGCCCTGACGGCTAGGGAACTCGACCGTGCGACCGCACGCGGCCGCGAACTGGCTCTGACGGAGCCATTGGCCAAAAGTGTGCGCTACGAGCGGCGGACCGGCCGGGTCATTGTCGACCTCACCAACGGTTGTACGTTCGTCTTCCCGGCCCGCGCGCTTCAGGGGCTCGCCAAGGCAAGCGACGCCGAACTCGCCGAGGTCGAGATCCTAGGCACCGGCTACGGCCTGCACTGGGAGACGCTGGACGCCGATTTCACCGTGCCCGGCCTTCTGATGGGGGTGTTCGGCACGCGCGCCTGGATGGCGTCGGAGATGGCGCGGCGCGCCGGCCAGACGCGCTCGCCGGCCAAGTCCGCCGCGGCGCGTGCCAACGGCCGCAAGGGCGGCCGGCCGCGTCGGGCGTCCTGA
- a CDS encoding nuclear transport factor 2 family protein — MSAVEGTIAAYIESWNETHPGRRQAAVARAWAAAGRYRDPVMASDGAAGIDAMLAGVLARFPGFVLKRTSKVDSHSGPNGAYVRFAWSLGPASGPAVVEGVDFGTLAADGRLEQVVGFIDRMPQG; from the coding sequence CTGAGCGCAGTCGAAGGCACGATCGCCGCCTACATCGAGAGCTGGAACGAGACCCATCCCGGCCGCCGGCAGGCCGCCGTTGCCCGCGCCTGGGCGGCGGCGGGCCGCTATCGCGATCCGGTGATGGCGAGCGACGGCGCGGCCGGCATCGATGCCATGCTGGCGGGCGTCCTGGCCCGCTTCCCGGGCTTTGTGTTGAAGCGTACCTCGAAGGTCGACAGCCACAGCGGCCCCAATGGAGCATACGTCCGCTTCGCCTGGTCGCTCGGCCCGGCGTCGGGCCCGGCCGTGGTCGAAGGCGTCGATTTCGGCACGCTCGCGGCCGACGGCCGGCTGGAGCAGGTCGTGGGGTTCATCGATCGGATGCCGCAGGGTTAA
- a CDS encoding LysE family translocator: protein MILTNWWYAAVTILVVMATPGPAMLLGLAVATQHGILRSLYVGAGILIAFSFFALLSLSGIGALVLAEPMVLTMLQWFGVLYLAWLGTKALLRFRAMTSNQSLSDAVSAAEKSSSFFRHGFLMSMSNMNAVLFFTAIFPQFIDAGVPIAPQVTLLYITFCFCWLVAFLLYATLGAFIREHVRSSATRWLHLVSGTVYFAAAGMLGFRR, encoded by the coding sequence ATGATCCTAACTAACTGGTGGTACGCGGCCGTTACGATACTCGTCGTGATGGCGACGCCTGGACCGGCAATGCTGCTCGGTCTGGCGGTTGCTACTCAGCATGGCATTCTGCGCAGCCTCTATGTGGGAGCCGGAATACTCATTGCGTTCTCGTTCTTTGCACTCCTGTCGTTGAGTGGGATTGGTGCGCTGGTACTTGCTGAGCCTATGGTATTGACCATGCTTCAATGGTTCGGCGTCCTCTATCTTGCGTGGCTCGGGACCAAGGCACTCCTCCGCTTTAGAGCGATGACGTCCAACCAATCGCTTTCCGACGCTGTCAGTGCTGCCGAGAAAAGCAGCTCGTTCTTCCGCCACGGATTCCTAATGAGCATGAGCAACATGAATGCCGTGTTGTTCTTCACAGCCATATTCCCTCAGTTCATCGACGCAGGCGTCCCCATCGCTCCGCAGGTCACGCTGCTCTACATCACGTTCTGCTTCTGCTGGTTGGTTGCGTTCCTGCTGTATGCAACGCTCGGCGCCTTCATACGCGAGCATGTTCGATCATCGGCAACAAGGTGGCTGCATTTGGTGAGTGGGACGGTCTATTTCGCGGCGGCTGGCATGTTGGGGTTCAGGCGATGA
- a CDS encoding Fic family protein, translating into MTSPPSGRLGRYTQVTTGEERVRAFVPPPLPPEPPIDLGALVGRLSGADRAIGRLDGITVLLPDPALFLYMYVRKEAVLSSQIEGTRSTMSDLLRFETDAASGKPVDDVREVSNYVDAMMYGLDRLKSFPLSLRLIREMHQRLLSSSRGDRQSPGEFRRSQNWIGGTRPGNAVYVPPPVDELPACLDAFEKFIHVPTPTLPPLVKAGLLHVQFESIHPFLDGNGRLGRLLITLFLCTQEVLHQPLLYLSLYFKRHRETYYRLLQEVRERGNWETWLEFFLDGVTETAQGAFTTATRIVDLFARDRERIARSGRGGSLLRLYDRLQRNPFLTGPKAAELTGLSMPTVNVAFQELQRLGIVDEITGQARGRVYRYEAYVELLNEGV; encoded by the coding sequence ATGACCTCTCCCCCTTCAGGCCGTCTGGGACGCTACACGCAGGTTACCACCGGTGAGGAGCGCGTCCGGGCCTTCGTCCCGCCGCCGTTGCCCCCCGAGCCGCCGATCGACCTCGGCGCGCTCGTCGGCCGGCTGAGTGGAGCCGACCGCGCGATCGGCCGCCTCGACGGCATCACCGTCCTCCTGCCCGACCCTGCGCTCTTCCTCTACATGTACGTCCGCAAGGAGGCGGTGCTCTCGTCCCAGATCGAAGGCACTCGATCGACGATGTCGGACCTGCTGCGCTTCGAGACGGACGCCGCGTCCGGCAAGCCGGTCGACGACGTGCGCGAGGTCTCCAACTACGTCGATGCCATGATGTATGGCCTCGACCGGCTCAAGAGCTTTCCGCTGTCGCTGCGCCTGATCCGCGAGATGCACCAACGTCTGCTGAGCAGCAGCCGGGGCGATCGCCAGAGCCCTGGCGAGTTCCGCCGCTCGCAGAACTGGATCGGCGGCACGCGGCCGGGCAACGCCGTCTATGTCCCGCCGCCCGTCGATGAGCTGCCCGCCTGCCTCGACGCCTTCGAGAAGTTCATCCACGTGCCGACGCCGACGCTGCCGCCGCTCGTCAAGGCCGGCCTCCTGCACGTCCAGTTCGAGAGCATCCATCCCTTCCTCGATGGCAACGGACGGCTTGGTCGTCTGCTGATCACGCTCTTCCTCTGCACGCAGGAGGTCCTGCATCAGCCGCTCCTCTATCTCAGCCTCTACTTCAAGCGCCATCGCGAGACCTACTATCGGCTGCTGCAGGAGGTGCGCGAGCGCGGGAACTGGGAGACCTGGCTGGAGTTCTTTCTCGACGGCGTGACCGAGACCGCCCAGGGTGCCTTCACGACCGCCACGCGCATCGTCGATCTCTTCGCCCGCGATCGCGAGCGCATCGCCCGGTCCGGTCGCGGCGGCTCGCTGCTGCGCCTCTACGACCGGCTGCAGAGGAACCCGTTCCTCACTGGCCCGAAGGCCGCCGAGCTCACCGGCCTCTCCATGCCGACCGTCAACGTCGCTTTCCAGGAACTTCAGCGTCTCGGCATCGTCGACGAGATCACCGGCCAGGCGCGCGGCCGGGTCTATCGTTACGAGGCGTATGTCGAGCTGCTGAATGAGGGGGTGTGA
- the ccmI gene encoding c-type cytochrome biogenesis protein CcmI, translating into MLEFLLALLTTATVAALLVPLLRRRVEQDPSTTLGASLAIHRDQLAEIERERAQGLLPESEAAAARLEIERRLLAAADSSSLGPRSSSSASALHRLLPPALSLAIPLLALGLYLQLGAPGFDPPRAPVVAQPGAPVLDLGHLRRRVAEKPDDAEAQSALGEALTLEADGTVTPHALAAFRRALQLAPADPRAAYYLGRHEAQSGDSRAALERWLDLEARAPDDAPYLAMLRAEIERVARAAGLDPLQIRPDRRPPASAPRGPTQDQVEAMQSLTGEQRQQAIRGMVDGLAARLADNPTDRAGWLRLAQARRVLGEAERAAEAYAKADGLQPLDPRLLSDWAEVLVRRIPPGAAPSTDAVAVLERLERAEPRNALALFYLGAASLAAGDKPAAARRWKTLLEMLPSDAPIRGMLEEKIKETE; encoded by the coding sequence ATGCTCGAATTCCTCCTCGCGCTGCTCACCACCGCGACCGTGGCCGCGCTGCTGGTGCCGCTGTTGCGCCGTCGCGTGGAGCAGGACCCTTCGACGACGCTCGGGGCAAGCCTCGCCATCCACCGCGACCAGCTCGCCGAGATCGAGCGCGAGCGCGCCCAGGGCCTGCTGCCCGAGAGCGAGGCCGCCGCCGCCCGCCTCGAGATCGAGCGCCGCCTCCTCGCCGCCGCCGACTCTTCTTCTTTGGGACCGCGGAGCTCCAGCTCCGCCTCTGCTCTTCACCGCCTCCTCCCCCCGGCGCTTTCCCTCGCCATCCCGCTCCTCGCGCTCGGCCTCTATCTCCAGCTCGGCGCCCCCGGCTTCGATCCGCCCCGCGCGCCCGTGGTGGCCCAGCCCGGCGCGCCGGTGCTCGATCTCGGTCATCTGCGCCGGCGCGTCGCCGAGAAGCCCGATGACGCCGAGGCCCAGTCGGCGCTCGGCGAGGCGCTGACCCTCGAGGCCGACGGCACGGTGACGCCGCACGCGCTTGCCGCCTTCCGCCGCGCGCTCCAGCTCGCGCCGGCCGATCCGCGGGCCGCCTACTATCTCGGCCGCCACGAGGCGCAGAGCGGCGACAGCCGCGCCGCGCTCGAGCGCTGGCTCGATCTCGAGGCGCGCGCGCCCGACGATGCGCCCTATCTCGCCATGCTGCGCGCCGAGATCGAGCGCGTCGCCCGCGCCGCCGGCCTCGACCCGCTGCAGATCAGGCCCGACCGCAGGCCTCCCGCATCGGCGCCGCGGGGCCCGACGCAGGACCAGGTCGAGGCGATGCAGAGCCTGACCGGGGAGCAGCGCCAGCAGGCGATCCGCGGCATGGTCGACGGCCTCGCCGCGCGGCTCGCCGACAATCCGACCGACCGCGCCGGCTGGCTGCGGCTCGCCCAGGCGCGCCGCGTGCTGGGCGAGGCCGAGCGGGCGGCCGAGGCCTACGCGAAGGCGGACGGCCTGCAGCCGCTCGATCCCCGCCTGCTGTCGGACTGGGCCGAGGTGCTGGTGCGCCGCATCCCGCCCGGCGCCGCGCCCTCGACGGACGCCGTCGCCGTGCTGGAGCGGCTGGAGCGCGCCGAGCCGCGCAACGCGCTGGCGCTCTTCTATCTCGGCGCCGCCTCGCTCGCGGCGGGCGACAAGCCGGCCGCCGCGCGCAGGTGGAAGACGCTGCTGGAGATGTTGCCCAGCGACGCCCCGATACGCGGGATGCTGGAGGAAAAGATAAAGGAGACCGAGTAG
- a CDS encoding cytochrome c-type biogenesis protein CcmH, which produces MRPRDDTFRFFALCVLVLSLFALPALALEPHERLADPALESRARDIGRNLRCVVCQNQAIDDSNAEVAADMRRAVRERLVAGDSDAQVFDFMVARYGDYVLLRPPFRPGTWVLWLGGPLVLLVAGAALVLAARRRRPAAPPPLTEEERKRLSVILSEAKDLPLQPAGPSASPLDDKRA; this is translated from the coding sequence CTGCGGCCTCGGGATGACACTTTTCGCTTCTTTGCACTGTGCGTCCTGGTCCTGAGTCTCTTCGCGCTGCCCGCGCTCGCCCTCGAGCCGCACGAACGGCTCGCCGATCCCGCCCTCGAATCGCGCGCCCGCGACATCGGCCGCAACCTGCGCTGCGTCGTCTGCCAGAACCAGGCGATCGACGATTCCAACGCCGAGGTGGCGGCCGACATGCGCCGCGCCGTGCGCGAGCGGCTGGTCGCCGGCGACAGCGATGCCCAGGTCTTCGATTTCATGGTGGCGCGCTACGGCGACTACGTGCTGCTCCGGCCGCCCTTTCGCCCCGGCACCTGGGTGCTGTGGCTGGGCGGCCCGCTGGTGCTGCTGGTCGCCGGCGCCGCGCTCGTCCTCGCCGCGCGCCGCCGCCGGCCGGCCGCCCCGCCGCCGCTCACGGAGGAGGAGCGGAAGCGGCTTTCTGTCATCCTGAGCGAAGCGAAGGATCTCCCGCTTCAACCGGCAGGTCCTTCGGCTTCGCCTCTGGACGACAAGAGGGCGTAA
- a CDS encoding DsbE family thiol:disulfide interchange protein, whose translation MNRALFLLPLLMVAVLAGFFGWSLLAGRDPASIGSVMVGRPAPKLAAPALRKGEPALDESLLKSGRPVIVNFFASWCAPCLAEHPLFMRLAERDRATIVGIAWKNKPDDARAWLARLGDPFKYAGTDLDGRLGLDWGLSGVPETYVIDAQGIVRLHFRGPITERDLDRILPLLRGGS comes from the coding sequence ATGAACCGCGCGCTCTTCCTCCTCCCGCTGCTGATGGTGGCCGTGCTGGCCGGCTTCTTCGGCTGGTCGCTGCTGGCCGGGCGCGATCCGGCCTCGATCGGCTCGGTGATGGTCGGACGACCGGCGCCGAAGCTGGCGGCGCCCGCCCTCAGGAAGGGCGAGCCGGCGCTCGACGAGTCGCTGCTGAAGTCCGGCAGGCCGGTGATCGTCAATTTCTTCGCCAGCTGGTGCGCGCCCTGCCTCGCCGAGCATCCGCTGTTCATGCGGCTCGCCGAGCGCGACAGGGCGACGATCGTCGGCATTGCCTGGAAGAACAAGCCCGACGACGCGCGCGCCTGGCTCGCCCGCCTCGGCGATCCCTTCAAATATGCCGGCACCGACCTCGACGGCCGCCTCGGTCTCGACTGGGGCCTGTCGGGCGTGCCCGAGACCTACGTGATCGACGCCCAGGGCATCGTCCGCCTCCACTTCCGCGGGCCCATCACCGAGCGGGACTTGGACCGCATCCTGCCGCTGCTGCGAGGCGGGTCGTGA